A part of Criblamydia sequanensis CRIB-18 genomic DNA contains:
- a CDS encoding NYN domain-containing protein encodes MLVLIDGYNLLFQLLSSGENLKEEREKLIEFLSQRLSQFSFKSVVVFDSHYRPGEASKAYLGSLEIIFTDEKETADEAILELIKREKSPKNCLVVTSDKRLAWRAKACLAKTESVHSFLKKISRPRKSVPKNEKKEPLFLSLKKEPEPSPKSDEEALFDRYLKVFEEAYKMLEIKTPSRAQRKLPEGKIKKKREIKKTSGEINESDFDRWLREFQKKINGA; translated from the coding sequence ATGCTCGTCTTAATTGATGGCTATAATCTCCTATTCCAGCTCTTAAGTTCCGGTGAAAATTTAAAAGAGGAACGCGAAAAACTAATTGAATTTTTAAGTCAAAGACTCAGCCAATTTTCCTTCAAATCGGTTGTTGTCTTTGATTCCCACTATCGGCCGGGCGAAGCAAGTAAAGCCTACCTTGGCTCCCTTGAAATAATTTTTACAGATGAAAAGGAAACTGCCGATGAGGCTATTCTAGAATTAATAAAGAGGGAAAAGTCGCCTAAAAATTGCCTTGTCGTCACCTCTGATAAAAGGCTTGCATGGAGAGCTAAGGCTTGCCTTGCTAAAACAGAATCTGTTCATTCTTTTTTAAAAAAAATATCCCGCCCAAGAAAATCCGTCCCTAAGAACGAAAAAAAAGAGCCTCTTTTTCTCTCTTTAAAAAAAGAACCCGAGCCTTCACCAAAAAGCGATGAAGAAGCCCTTTTTGACCGCTATCTGAAGGTTTTTGAAGAAGCTTACAAGATGCTTGAAATAAAGACGCCTTCAAGAGCTCAGCGCAAACTCCCTGAGGGAAAAATTAAAAAAAAGAGAGAAATCAAAAAGACATCAGGTGAAATAAATGAAAGTGATTTTGATAGGTGGCTTAGAGAATTTCAGAAAAAAATAAATGGAGCGTAA
- the rdgB gene encoding RdgB/HAM1 family non-canonical purine NTP pyrophosphatase → MKIILATSNLHKIREFREMFANLSEIDWLSLLNYPNYKLPEETGSTFEENSAIKALHGASHLNEWVLADDSGLVVPSLGKEPGIFSKRYAGLNANDNENRKKLLEKLSEKKDIERNAYFQCSLTLANKEGVKKTVTSIVEGYIAHEEKGRNGFGYDSLFIKHDYNQTFGELDPKVKSRISHRRKAFEKLLPTLHAILRSESVSCSS, encoded by the coding sequence ATGAAAATTATCCTTGCGACATCGAATTTACATAAAATCCGTGAGTTTAGGGAAATGTTCGCCAATCTATCCGAGATAGATTGGCTTTCTCTTCTTAATTATCCAAATTATAAACTTCCCGAAGAAACGGGAAGCACCTTTGAGGAAAATTCGGCTATCAAGGCGCTCCATGGGGCCTCCCATCTTAATGAATGGGTCTTGGCAGACGATTCAGGGCTTGTTGTCCCCTCTCTTGGAAAAGAGCCCGGCATTTTCTCCAAGAGATATGCTGGTTTGAACGCAAATGATAATGAAAACCGAAAAAAACTCCTTGAAAAGCTAAGCGAGAAAAAAGACATAGAAAGAAATGCTTATTTTCAATGCTCTCTTACTCTTGCTAATAAAGAAGGCGTAAAAAAAACGGTGACGTCAATTGTTGAGGGTTACATAGCTCATGAAGAGAAAGGACGAAACGGATTTGGCTATGATTCGCTTTTTATTAAGCATGATTATAATCAAACCTTTGGAGAGCTTGATCCAAAAGTAAAATCCCGGATCTCCCATAGAAGGAAAGCTTTTGAAAAGCTTCTTCCGACTCTTCATGCGATTCTTCGAAGCGAAAGCGTATCATGCTCGTCTTAA
- a CDS encoding rod shape-determining protein MreC, with protein sequence MKRRRLSKGLLVPFILFFMLLALPKSVTLKIKDFASSVANPIWSLLVPLKPTLSQQEIEKLKLQEENVYLKNEVQKLKTILSHEVKILKQLSSKNEGNDSPRGIILEKKIEEALSSIPAKVLFRSPNSWGSSIWVDVGEEDNKAFKKPVICRNSPVVSGEALVGVIDYVGNRQSRVRLITDAGLSPSVRVARGELKKQMLFNLLSGFSAILLSKEWPDDSDQSELAKSIKTIKDAIGKEVSKNTLLAKGIINGRSLPLWRSPGQKLKGFGFNYDFSDEEGEALDLFNGRLIDEPTALANGSIVEAGDLLITTGYDGVFPANLKVGIVDHVSKLKEGDYFYEISAIPSAFDLDHLDLVFVLPPQGFDPEDLPPLIGR encoded by the coding sequence ATGAAAAGAAGACGTCTCTCAAAAGGCCTTTTAGTGCCCTTTATTCTTTTTTTTATGCTTTTGGCCCTGCCAAAAAGCGTAACTTTGAAAATTAAAGATTTCGCATCTTCCGTTGCAAACCCGATTTGGAGCTTGCTTGTCCCTTTGAAACCCACCCTTTCTCAACAGGAGATTGAAAAACTAAAGCTGCAGGAAGAAAATGTCTATCTAAAAAACGAGGTTCAAAAATTAAAGACGATTTTGAGCCATGAAGTAAAAATTCTAAAGCAGCTTTCTTCAAAAAATGAGGGAAACGATTCCCCAAGGGGGATAATCCTCGAAAAAAAAATTGAAGAGGCCCTTTCCTCAATACCGGCTAAAGTATTATTTAGATCGCCCAATTCATGGGGAAGCTCTATTTGGGTGGATGTCGGTGAAGAAGATAATAAAGCTTTCAAAAAGCCTGTTATCTGCCGAAATAGCCCGGTGGTCTCAGGAGAAGCTCTTGTTGGAGTGATCGATTACGTAGGGAACAGACAATCAAGAGTTCGTTTAATAACGGATGCCGGTCTCTCACCTTCAGTAAGAGTGGCAAGAGGGGAGCTAAAAAAACAAATGCTCTTTAATCTTCTTAGCGGCTTTTCCGCTATTTTATTAAGCAAGGAGTGGCCTGATGATTCGGATCAAAGCGAACTTGCTAAATCCATTAAAACAATAAAAGACGCTATTGGTAAAGAGGTCTCAAAAAACACTCTTCTTGCCAAAGGCATTATCAATGGGAGGAGCCTGCCTCTTTGGCGATCGCCCGGGCAAAAATTAAAAGGGTTCGGGTTTAATTACGATTTTAGCGATGAAGAAGGGGAAGCTTTGGATCTTTTTAATGGAAGACTTATTGACGAACCAACAGCTCTTGCTAACGGGTCTATTGTTGAAGCCGGCGATCTATTAATCACAACCGGTTATGACGGTGTTTTTCCGGCCAATCTAAAAGTTGGCATCGTAGATCATGTTTCCAAATTAAAAGAGGGAGATTATTTCTATGAAATTAGCGCTATCCCCTCAGCTTTTGATTTAGACCACCTTGATCTCGTTTTTGTTTTGCCGCCGCAAGGTTTTGATCCGGAAGATCTCCCTCCATTGATAGGGCGTTAG
- a CDS encoding sugar phosphate nucleotidyltransferase, with the protein MIDLASIPVFILCGGLGTRIKEETEFRPKPMVPIGSHPILWHIMHLYRRSGFKHFVLCTGFKSEVIKSYFINYSSMHSDFTVDLSNNHLTIHSTHHKEDWKVTVAYTGEDTMTGARLAMAAEKYIGNAPLAAVTYGDGLCNADLKHELSFHESHGKIGTLLGVHPPSRFGELKLEESQVIEFDEKPEFKEKWINGGFFFFNKNFFSDYLSKNPDCILEREPLIRLSQKGELCIYKHNGFWACMDTQRDRDELNKLWNLGKAPWAPSFPFIQQEFQFKVASGAVS; encoded by the coding sequence ATGATTGATCTCGCTTCGATACCTGTATTTATCCTCTGCGGCGGACTCGGCACAAGAATTAAAGAGGAAACTGAGTTCAGGCCAAAACCTATGGTTCCGATTGGCTCCCATCCAATTCTCTGGCATATTATGCATCTTTATAGGCGATCCGGTTTTAAGCATTTTGTTTTATGCACGGGTTTTAAATCAGAAGTCATCAAATCCTATTTTATCAACTATTCTTCGATGCATAGCGACTTTACAGTGGATCTGTCGAATAACCATCTCACTATCCATTCAACCCATCATAAAGAAGATTGGAAGGTCACTGTAGCCTATACGGGCGAAGATACCATGACAGGAGCAAGGCTTGCCATGGCAGCTGAAAAATATATAGGTAATGCCCCCTTAGCTGCCGTCACCTATGGAGATGGCTTATGCAACGCAGATCTGAAGCATGAATTAAGCTTCCATGAAAGCCACGGAAAAATTGGCACTCTTTTAGGAGTCCATCCCCCTTCAAGGTTCGGGGAACTAAAGCTTGAGGAAAGTCAAGTCATAGAATTTGATGAAAAGCCGGAATTTAAAGAAAAATGGATCAATGGAGGGTTTTTCTTTTTTAACAAGAATTTTTTCTCCGATTATCTCTCCAAGAATCCCGATTGTATTTTGGAAAGAGAACCTTTGATTCGGCTCTCTCAAAAAGGCGAGCTTTGCATTTATAAACATAATGGATTCTGGGCCTGCATGGATACTCAAAGGGATCGGGACGAACTTAATAAACTTTGGAATCTTGGAAAAGCTCCCTGGGCGCCTTCTTTTCCTTTTATCCAGCAAGAATTTCAATTTAAAGTTGCAAGCGGTGCAGTGTCATGA
- a CDS encoding aromatic amino acid transaminase gives MKKIKHFSELPRLEEDPILGLQILFDRDLRKEKVNLSIGVYKDDEGKLVLLDSIAKAEKAIQPKPKKYLPIDGDPEFNHLFLEFLWGSKDEVVQSQRAFAIETLGGTGALSLMIELLKVQGYKEIAIPTPTWPNHCLIVSKSNISIKNIPYYDQEKSEIDKNFLTSLSTLDDETPLLLQVSCHNPTGVDLEEKHWKEVLSLVKKKRLFPFFDLAYHGFKHSLKEDLNPLKPFIEAKIPLAIAYSFSKNMGLYGDRVGALFVAAENEEGKLNALSQIKRLIRTTYSTPPIHGGELVKSLFKEDTLKTLWFQELEKMKSRIQAMRTTFKKALENENLHSLARFEKTAGMFLLLDLTPEEVLSLRDRFAIYLPENGRINLAALTDKNMNYVVQSLKAIKSVS, from the coding sequence ATGAAAAAAATCAAACACTTCTCTGAGTTGCCGCGATTGGAAGAAGACCCGATATTAGGCTTGCAAATTTTATTCGATAGGGACTTGAGGAAAGAAAAAGTTAACCTTAGCATTGGCGTTTATAAAGACGATGAAGGAAAGCTTGTCCTCTTGGATTCCATTGCAAAAGCTGAAAAAGCAATTCAACCGAAGCCTAAAAAATATTTGCCGATAGATGGCGACCCTGAATTCAATCATCTTTTCCTGGAATTTTTATGGGGATCAAAAGATGAGGTTGTTCAAAGCCAAAGAGCTTTTGCAATCGAGACTTTAGGAGGTACGGGGGCTTTAAGCTTAATGATAGAGCTTCTCAAAGTCCAAGGCTATAAAGAAATTGCCATCCCAACACCCACTTGGCCGAATCACTGCCTGATTGTTTCAAAATCTAATATTTCCATAAAAAACATTCCCTACTATGACCAAGAAAAATCCGAAATCGATAAAAACTTTTTGACCTCCCTTTCAACTCTAGACGATGAAACTCCTCTTCTTCTGCAAGTGTCTTGCCACAATCCAACAGGGGTTGATCTCGAGGAAAAGCACTGGAAAGAGGTTTTAAGCCTAGTGAAAAAAAAACGGTTATTTCCTTTTTTTGATTTAGCCTATCATGGTTTTAAGCATTCTCTAAAAGAGGATCTTAATCCTCTTAAACCATTTATTGAAGCTAAAATACCCCTTGCTATTGCCTATTCCTTTTCTAAAAATATGGGTCTTTATGGAGATCGTGTAGGCGCTCTTTTTGTGGCAGCAGAAAATGAAGAAGGAAAGCTTAATGCTTTAAGCCAAATTAAAAGATTGATTCGAACGACCTATTCAACCCCGCCCATTCATGGCGGCGAACTTGTTAAATCCTTATTTAAAGAAGATACGCTTAAAACCCTTTGGTTTCAAGAGCTTGAAAAAATGAAATCAAGAATTCAAGCCATGCGGACAACTTTTAAAAAAGCTCTAGAAAATGAAAACCTCCATTCTCTTGCACGCTTTGAAAAGACAGCCGGCATGTTTTTGCTTCTTGACCTAACTCCTGAAGAAGTCCTTTCCCTAAGAGATCGGTTTGCCATTTATTTACCTGAAAACGGCCGCATCAACCTTGCTGCTTTGACAGATAAAAATATGAATTACGTAGTTCAATCGTTAAAAGCCATTAAAAGTGTCTCATGA
- a CDS encoding glycosyltransferase family protein produces MVKKIDLFMPPRSQYGVLHHFTLKLAEALVRQGVDTEVLEAEWNNPKPFLEKIFTRKPDCTLSFNGLLPDDEGRFFCDLIGIPHVAYLVDSQNQFFPLVQSPNTIVVTTDQYSRDFFRGIKCRNVIFVPHGVERELSPDLEANRTYDVTILTSLVDYEDIRTRWKERFPKVIRDAIDEAIEETLLGDDVWYVQALVNSLDRQMELKGAIDPSKIDFISILDDMEMYIKGKSRVDLIKSIKDAKVHLFGSPGDAKSWSDYLGGNLPNIQVHEPVPYVQALDIFKQSKIILNASPWIRNGSHERVLSSMASEALVITDSNEFLRNNFQSGKDLILYPYKDFETVNDLVNEYLSNHKKREEIVHKGRDSVMRAHTWDHRAKTLIRELDPILESMQKKTP; encoded by the coding sequence ATGGTTAAAAAGATTGATCTTTTCATGCCGCCAAGAAGCCAATATGGGGTATTGCACCACTTCACCTTAAAGCTTGCCGAAGCTTTAGTAAGGCAGGGGGTGGATACAGAGGTCTTGGAAGCTGAGTGGAATAATCCAAAGCCCTTTCTTGAAAAAATATTTACGAGAAAGCCGGATTGCACTCTCTCTTTTAATGGGCTGTTACCGGATGATGAGGGGCGTTTTTTCTGCGATCTTATCGGAATTCCCCATGTGGCTTATCTTGTAGACTCCCAAAACCAATTTTTTCCTCTCGTTCAAAGCCCTAACACGATAGTTGTCACAACAGATCAATATTCGCGCGATTTTTTTAGAGGCATCAAATGCCGGAATGTGATTTTCGTCCCGCATGGAGTGGAAAGAGAGCTCAGCCCGGATCTTGAGGCTAACCGGACTTATGATGTCACTATTTTAACTTCGCTTGTTGACTATGAAGATATCAGAACGAGATGGAAAGAAAGATTTCCTAAAGTGATACGGGATGCCATAGATGAAGCCATTGAAGAGACCTTGCTTGGAGATGATGTGTGGTATGTCCAAGCCCTTGTTAATAGCTTAGATCGGCAAATGGAATTAAAAGGAGCTATCGATCCAAGCAAAATTGATTTTATCTCCATTCTTGATGACATGGAAATGTATATAAAAGGTAAAAGCCGGGTCGATCTAATAAAGTCTATCAAGGATGCCAAGGTTCATCTCTTTGGGTCGCCGGGCGATGCTAAATCATGGAGTGATTATCTTGGAGGGAATCTTCCTAATATTCAGGTTCATGAACCTGTTCCCTATGTACAAGCGCTTGATATCTTTAAGCAGAGTAAAATAATTTTAAATGCATCTCCTTGGATTAGAAACGGGTCTCATGAGCGTGTTTTATCCAGCATGGCCTCAGAAGCGCTTGTGATCACAGACTCCAATGAATTCTTAAGGAACAACTTTCAATCCGGCAAGGATTTAATTCTATATCCCTATAAGGATTTTGAAACCGTCAATGACCTTGTTAATGAATACCTTTCCAATCATAAAAAAAGAGAGGAAATCGTTCATAAAGGAAGAGACTCTGTCATGCGCGCCCACACTTGGGATCATCGAGCTAAAACCCTTATCAGGGAACTTGACCCCATTTTAGAGTCTATGCAAAAGAAAACCCCTTGA
- a CDS encoding GreA/GreB family elongation factor — MGYIKEFENQIAKRDFNKILQLWEEYCASDTPDSEELIEILNLIEKSEFAKTFGKFAEMGLFLLENIKNEEEHYNALKKLIDLQNTNSEALAKVTSQALEKKYGSDPKYQENLRLVGMRGKTDFQGALSNYDLLAHMKKGNCVYHNGGWGTGEIIEVSELREQLSVEFEYVAGKKHITFTNAFKSLIPLPSTHFLTKRFMNPEELEKEAKEDPVGIIKILLRDLGPRTAAEIKDDLCDIVIPEKDWQRFWQTARAKLKKDTLINTPTQLKDSFRLRTKELTHEDRLQNEIQARGNIEDVIQTSYNFVRDFPNMLKKEDVKSSIIDNLKTLLTNPGLKRSQELEIYIFLEQLFGEDLTGFKTVKNFIKELKDPFTILDGINIIAFKKRMLTVIREVREDWQDIFLDLLFTPQQALIRDYMAKELCQAEAREKFKERLEALLANPLESPETFVWYFQKILNKEIENLPFQNKEGEGRFLESFLTLLHRIESRPEYKDLTKKMIVILSGKRYETVRKILEGTSIEFVKEFLLLTSKCHSFGDHDQKTLRSLAHVVHPSLSTHKKKKDRVLLDGRIVWTTEEGYKKTRDRAELIGTVEIIENAREVEAARALGDLRENSEYKFAVERRRHLQSELKRLGDLLNRARIISPQDVENEEVGIGNVVEIENSKNERLIFTILGPWDADADNNIISFQSKLAQAMCGKKPGETFHFREDDFKVLNISSFLEK, encoded by the coding sequence ATGGGGTATATTAAGGAATTCGAAAATCAAATCGCCAAACGCGATTTTAATAAAATACTACAGCTTTGGGAAGAGTATTGCGCGTCAGATACTCCCGATTCAGAAGAATTAATCGAAATTTTAAACCTCATCGAAAAAAGTGAGTTTGCCAAAACCTTTGGCAAATTTGCTGAAATGGGTCTTTTTTTATTAGAAAATATAAAAAATGAAGAAGAACACTATAATGCCTTAAAAAAACTTATAGACCTTCAAAATACTAATAGTGAGGCTCTCGCTAAAGTTACCTCCCAAGCTTTAGAGAAGAAATATGGCAGCGATCCTAAGTATCAAGAAAATTTACGCCTTGTCGGCATGCGAGGCAAAACAGACTTCCAAGGCGCCCTTTCAAACTATGACCTTTTAGCTCATATGAAAAAGGGGAACTGCGTTTATCATAACGGCGGATGGGGAACCGGTGAAATCATCGAAGTTTCAGAACTTAGAGAGCAGCTTTCAGTTGAATTCGAATATGTGGCCGGAAAAAAACATATCACCTTCACGAATGCCTTTAAAAGCTTAATTCCGCTTCCCTCAACTCATTTTTTAACAAAACGATTTATGAATCCCGAGGAGCTTGAAAAAGAAGCAAAAGAAGATCCTGTAGGCATCATAAAAATCCTTTTAAGGGATTTAGGGCCAAGAACCGCTGCCGAGATTAAAGATGACCTTTGCGACATCGTCATCCCGGAAAAAGACTGGCAGAGATTCTGGCAAACCGCTAGAGCCAAACTTAAAAAAGATACCCTAATTAATACTCCGACCCAATTAAAAGACTCTTTTAGACTTAGAACTAAAGAGCTTACACATGAGGATAGGCTCCAAAACGAGATTCAAGCCAGGGGAAACATTGAGGATGTCATTCAAACCTCTTACAACTTCGTAAGAGATTTTCCAAATATGTTAAAAAAAGAAGATGTGAAGTCTTCGATTATTGATAACCTGAAAACGCTGCTAACAAACCCCGGTTTAAAACGTTCTCAAGAACTTGAAATCTACATTTTCTTAGAGCAGCTTTTCGGCGAAGACCTGACAGGTTTTAAAACAGTAAAAAACTTCATCAAAGAGCTAAAAGACCCTTTCACGATCCTTGATGGCATAAATATCATTGCATTTAAAAAAAGAATGCTGACAGTTATCCGTGAGGTAAGGGAAGACTGGCAAGACATTTTCTTAGACCTTTTATTTACCCCTCAGCAAGCCCTTATTCGCGACTACATGGCAAAAGAACTTTGCCAAGCAGAAGCTCGGGAAAAATTTAAAGAGCGTTTAGAAGCTCTTCTTGCTAACCCTCTTGAAAGCCCTGAAACCTTCGTATGGTATTTCCAAAAGATTTTAAATAAAGAAATCGAAAATCTCCCCTTCCAAAATAAAGAAGGCGAGGGTCGATTCCTGGAATCTTTCTTGACCCTTCTACACAGAATCGAATCAAGGCCTGAGTACAAAGATCTTACCAAAAAGATGATCGTCATTCTTTCCGGAAAACGTTATGAAACCGTTAGAAAGATTCTAGAAGGAACCTCCATTGAATTTGTTAAGGAATTTTTACTATTAACTTCAAAATGCCACTCTTTTGGGGATCACGACCAAAAAACTTTAAGGTCGCTTGCACATGTAGTGCATCCTAGCTTGTCTACTCACAAAAAAAAGAAAGACCGTGTTTTATTGGATGGCCGTATTGTTTGGACGACAGAAGAAGGTTACAAAAAAACAAGAGATCGTGCAGAGTTAATCGGAACGGTTGAGATCATTGAAAATGCAAGAGAAGTCGAAGCCGCAAGAGCGCTTGGAGATTTGAGAGAAAACTCCGAATATAAATTTGCGGTTGAAAGACGGCGCCACCTTCAATCAGAACTTAAAAGGCTTGGCGATTTGTTAAACCGTGCACGTATTATCTCACCTCAAGATGTTGAAAATGAAGAGGTCGGAATCGGAAATGTCGTGGAGATCGAAAATTCCAAAAACGAAAGGCTCATTTTTACTATTTTAGGTCCTTGGGATGCCGACGCTGATAACAATATCATCTCCTTCCAGTCCAAACTTGCGCAAGCGATGTGCGGAAAAAAACCGGGAGAAACTTTTCATTTTAGAGAAGATGATTTTAAGGTATTAAATATTTCAAGCTTTCTTGAAAAATAA
- the mutY gene encoding A/G-specific adenine glycosylase, producing the protein MPYSFPVSSLIQWFKTHKRDLPWRENMSPYSVWVSEVMLQQTQAITVIPYFNRWMKRFPNPKALADASEQEVIKEWEGLGYYSRARNLHQGAKLLVEAYRGELPNTREELCKIKGIGEYTLGAILSFAFKKKAAAVDGNTLRVLSRFFAIEEDISKGTTQKKFQKLAFDILPDKEPEVLVEALIELGATICQKKPRCLLCPLQTGCQSRREGREESFPVKVKKLKSVRLVRHPLLFIWQDYLLIRRCKEGEIMSGLYEFPYFEGETLPSKIEKYVQDTYFFKAAFKKVLPKEKHSFTVHQVTLFPQVFTLKSYEKLPKDYVFEKIEKLTLLPFSSGHRKVLLSFIKN; encoded by the coding sequence ATGCCCTATTCTTTTCCCGTAAGTTCCCTCATTCAATGGTTTAAGACTCATAAGCGAGATCTCCCCTGGAGAGAAAATATGAGCCCGTATTCCGTTTGGGTATCCGAGGTGATGCTGCAGCAGACGCAAGCGATAACTGTAATTCCTTACTTTAACCGGTGGATGAAGAGGTTTCCAAATCCAAAGGCTCTTGCGGATGCAAGCGAGCAAGAAGTGATCAAGGAGTGGGAGGGGCTTGGGTATTACTCGCGAGCTCGTAATTTACATCAGGGAGCTAAGCTATTAGTTGAGGCCTATAGGGGAGAGCTTCCGAATACTCGTGAAGAGCTTTGTAAAATTAAAGGAATAGGGGAGTATACATTGGGTGCGATCCTCTCCTTCGCCTTTAAAAAGAAAGCCGCCGCAGTTGACGGCAATACTCTTCGAGTCCTTTCCCGTTTTTTTGCCATAGAGGAGGATATTTCCAAGGGCACTACTCAAAAAAAATTTCAGAAACTCGCTTTTGATATCCTCCCCGATAAAGAGCCGGAGGTTCTTGTTGAAGCGCTGATCGAGCTTGGAGCCACCATTTGCCAGAAAAAACCTAGATGCCTTCTCTGTCCTCTTCAAACGGGATGTCAATCAAGAAGAGAAGGGCGTGAAGAAAGTTTTCCGGTAAAGGTGAAGAAATTAAAGAGTGTAAGGCTTGTAAGGCATCCTCTTCTTTTCATTTGGCAAGACTACCTTCTCATTCGACGCTGCAAGGAAGGAGAAATAATGAGCGGTCTTTATGAGTTTCCCTACTTTGAAGGTGAAACGTTGCCTTCAAAAATTGAAAAGTATGTTCAAGACACGTACTTTTTTAAAGCTGCCTTTAAAAAAGTACTCCCCAAGGAAAAGCATTCTTTTACCGTCCATCAAGTCACTCTTTTCCCCCAAGTTTTCACCTTAAAAAGCTATGAAAAGCTTCCAAAAGATTATGTTTTTGAAAAAATTGAAAAACTAACCTTACTACCCTTTTCTTCAGGACATCGCAAAGTTCTGTTAAGTTTTATTAAGAATTAA